In Holophagales bacterium, one DNA window encodes the following:
- the miaA gene encoding tRNA (adenosine(37)-N6)-dimethylallyltransferase MiaA: protein MESLIALLGPTAVGKSALAMELAVEWSGELVNADALQLYRGLDIGTAKPSPADRAAVPHHLIDIVEPGESCSAGAYAVLARQAVRAIQARGCLPVLVGGSGFYLQATLDGLGAVPPASTEIRSRLRSRLLEDGLAPLVLELARVDPESHARIPPGDTQRVLRALEVWELTGEALSAWHRRSPIGRDALPAWRIGLTLPRTLLYHRIETRVHGMLAAGWVDEIRSLLASGVSSASPAFQAIGYRQLAAHLEGRSSFDEAVAETIKATRHFAKRQETWFRRDERIRWFDARDIDSVRSEVRTWLANQGVGARA from the coding sequence GTGGAGTCGCTGATCGCCCTGCTCGGCCCGACGGCGGTGGGGAAGTCTGCCCTCGCCATGGAGCTCGCGGTGGAATGGAGCGGCGAGCTGGTCAACGCCGACGCGCTGCAGCTCTATCGCGGCCTCGACATCGGCACCGCCAAGCCCTCCCCGGCCGATCGCGCGGCCGTGCCGCATCACCTGATCGACATCGTCGAACCCGGCGAGAGTTGCAGCGCCGGCGCCTATGCCGTCCTCGCGCGGCAGGCGGTGCGGGCGATCCAGGCGCGAGGCTGTCTGCCCGTCCTCGTCGGAGGCAGCGGGTTCTATCTTCAGGCCACGCTCGACGGCCTGGGCGCGGTTCCGCCCGCATCGACGGAGATCCGTTCGCGACTGCGCTCGCGGCTCCTCGAGGATGGTCTGGCGCCGCTCGTTCTCGAGCTCGCGCGGGTGGACCCGGAGAGCCACGCGCGCATCCCTCCGGGTGACACCCAGCGCGTGTTGCGTGCGCTCGAAGTCTGGGAGCTGACCGGCGAGGCGCTCTCCGCATGGCATCGGCGTTCGCCGATCGGTCGTGATGCCCTTCCGGCGTGGCGGATCGGATTGACCCTGCCGCGCACGCTTCTGTACCATCGCATCGAGACGCGCGTGCATGGGATGCTGGCGGCTGGATGGGTCGACGAGATCCGATCGCTTCTGGCGTCGGGCGTGTCCTCGGCGTCGCCGGCGTTCCAGGCCATCGGCTATCGCCAGTTGGCTGCCCACCTCGAGGGGCGGTCGTCGTTCGACGAAGCGGTGGCGGAGACGATCAAGGCAACCCGCCATTTCGCCAAGCGGCAGGAGACTTGGTTTCGCCGGGACGAACGCATCCGCTGGTTCGACGCGCGCGACATCGATTCGGTCCGCAGCGAGGTGCGGACGTGGTTGGCGAACCAGGGCGTGGGAGCGAGAGCATGA
- a CDS encoding DNA internalization-related competence protein ComEC/Rec2 — translation MRDLLGLPAIGLSLGVLSGLWLELRLTDAPHPALLVALTGVALAARRPWGPSLAGLAFGVLVGVVDDRPGREELLQLAPSRAVEAVLEVSAPAQRWGETWMAPIELRMVRQGERVRLGGGAAWLSLGGSRAPVAGSRLRVRGYLSRSVGFANFDPPRSRPAWRLRVKSWQVVEVERPPGRLGRLQWSLRERAVELGGQGIGPALARALVLGESRSLPDRVVGGLRRTGLFHLLSLSGLHVAMLGGLVLLLASPLGRHAQRLLAALAILAYVMIAGPYPALLRAVAMGLLAILALTLRRRPLAPNALAVAAAILAGTSPSLIDDLGFQLSCSATAGLILLAGPLGRRFSRLPAWLARSLGATLGAQIASLPWALPALATFSPVSPLLNLLAVPWTSLVLACSLGWFSLVAIAPSLAVATAPILDRIAFPVILPARLPPSSWVTLACPAGFPAAVGLSTLGASLFLLPKARRRSLGMLIALALLDGGGRRPAPSFEVAFLDVGQGDAILLRDGDSAALVDGGGVLGLDLAQRVLLPSLAHLGLHRLELVALTHPDFDHCGGLRDLAATMPIDRLVLPSGLADSGCVGDLATSFHGRTTPVATGSELAVGRWRLRVLWPPPDRGPAGENDRSLVLVAAGGGRTVLLSGDLEVAGERALLARGSVPACDVLKVGHHGGERSSSREWLAAVAPRLAVLSCGIRNRYGHPSPGALSRLAAQGARLLRTDRDGVVVLRWKPSGPLWLDLPASPR, via the coding sequence GTGAGGGACCTCCTCGGACTTCCTGCGATCGGACTCAGTCTCGGTGTCCTTTCTGGGCTGTGGCTCGAGCTCCGCCTGACCGATGCCCCGCACCCGGCCCTGCTCGTCGCGTTGACTGGCGTGGCCCTGGCGGCGCGTCGACCCTGGGGGCCGTCGCTCGCCGGTCTCGCCTTCGGCGTCCTGGTCGGCGTCGTCGACGACCGCCCCGGCCGCGAGGAGTTGCTCCAGCTCGCTCCGTCTCGCGCGGTCGAGGCGGTGCTCGAGGTCTCCGCGCCGGCGCAGCGATGGGGAGAGACCTGGATGGCGCCGATCGAGCTGCGCATGGTGCGCCAGGGCGAGCGCGTGCGGCTCGGAGGCGGTGCGGCCTGGTTGAGCCTCGGCGGTTCGAGAGCACCCGTGGCGGGCTCGCGCCTGCGCGTGCGCGGCTACCTCTCCCGGTCGGTCGGATTCGCCAACTTCGACCCGCCTCGATCGCGTCCCGCGTGGCGGCTCCGGGTGAAGAGCTGGCAGGTGGTCGAGGTCGAGCGCCCGCCCGGCCGTCTCGGCCGCCTGCAGTGGAGCCTCCGGGAGCGGGCCGTGGAGCTCGGCGGCCAGGGGATCGGCCCGGCGTTGGCCAGGGCCCTGGTGCTCGGCGAGTCGCGCTCGCTTCCCGATCGCGTCGTCGGTGGGCTCCGGCGCACGGGCCTCTTCCACCTGCTCTCCCTGTCGGGCCTTCACGTGGCGATGCTCGGCGGGCTCGTCCTGCTGCTCGCCAGCCCGCTCGGTCGACACGCCCAGCGACTGCTCGCGGCGCTGGCGATCCTTGCCTACGTGATGATTGCCGGGCCGTATCCGGCCTTGCTCCGGGCCGTCGCCATGGGGCTCCTGGCGATCCTGGCGCTGACCCTGCGGCGCCGGCCGCTCGCGCCGAATGCCCTCGCCGTGGCGGCCGCGATTCTCGCCGGGACGTCGCCGTCTCTGATCGACGACCTGGGATTCCAGCTCTCGTGTTCCGCCACGGCGGGTCTCATCCTGCTCGCCGGGCCGCTCGGTCGCCGATTTTCCCGGCTGCCGGCGTGGCTCGCCAGGTCGCTCGGCGCGACGCTGGGGGCCCAGATCGCCTCGTTGCCCTGGGCGCTTCCGGCGCTCGCGACCTTCAGTCCGGTCTCTCCGCTCCTGAACCTTCTGGCCGTACCGTGGACCTCGCTCGTGCTGGCCTGCTCGCTTGGCTGGTTCTCGCTCGTGGCGATCGCCCCGTCTCTGGCCGTCGCGACCGCGCCGATCCTTGATCGGATCGCGTTTCCGGTCATTCTGCCGGCTCGATTGCCGCCGTCCTCGTGGGTGACGCTCGCCTGCCCAGCGGGATTTCCGGCCGCAGTCGGGCTTTCCACTCTTGGTGCGAGCCTGTTCCTGCTCCCGAAAGCTCGCCGGCGATCGCTCGGCATGCTGATCGCCTTGGCGCTGCTTGATGGCGGGGGGCGCCGACCGGCGCCGAGCTTCGAGGTTGCGTTCCTCGACGTCGGCCAGGGGGATGCGATTCTCCTGCGCGACGGCGATTCGGCCGCTCTCGTCGATGGCGGCGGCGTCCTCGGTCTGGACCTCGCGCAACGGGTGCTGCTCCCTTCGTTGGCGCACCTCGGGCTGCATCGTCTCGAGCTCGTCGCCCTGACCCATCCGGACTTCGATCACTGCGGCGGATTGCGTGACCTGGCTGCGACCATGCCGATCGATCGCCTCGTGCTCCCGTCTGGACTTGCCGACTCCGGTTGCGTCGGGGACCTGGCGACGAGCTTCCACGGGCGAACGACTCCGGTCGCGACGGGATCTGAGCTTGCCGTGGGGCGGTGGCGACTGCGCGTGCTCTGGCCACCCCCCGATCGCGGTCCCGCAGGAGAGAACGACCGTTCGCTGGTCCTTGTCGCAGCAGGCGGTGGCCGAACGGTGCTGCTGTCCGGAGATCTCGAGGTCGCCGGCGAACGAGCCCTTCTCGCCCGTGGCAGCGTGCCGGCCTGCGACGTGCTGAAGGTCGGGCATCACGGCGGCGAACGCTCGAGCTCGCGCGAGTGGCTGGCGGCGGTGGCGCCACGCCTTGCCGTGTTGTCGTGCGGCATCCGCAACCGCTACGGTCATCCGTCACCCGGGGCCCTCTCTCGACTTGCCGCACAGGGTGCGCGGTTGCTGCGCACCGACCGGGACGGGGTCGTCGTCCTGCGCTGGAAGCCGTCCGGCCCGCTGTGGCTCGATCTTCCGGCTTCGCCACGCTGA